In one window of Hevea brasiliensis isolate MT/VB/25A 57/8 chromosome 10, ASM3005281v1, whole genome shotgun sequence DNA:
- the LOC110650238 gene encoding transcription factor bHLH62 isoform X2: protein MEMQANELNCSAGQSTDCFSTPNWEKSTDQGLNFDSALSSMVSSPAASNSNISSESFMIRELIGKLGNIGSGTTNNNNSPMLAGSYITPGNNSTNTSRYGTPLNSPPKLNLPPLDQFPKEILNFPSLGKPMALNSSVAEFTADPGFAERAARFSCFGTRSFNGRSSQFGLNNAEFAYKCNPLMGNGKLPRVSSSPSFKVIGSQKGNKSSPLQDRYELANSSQESSVSEQTPNGETALKVSSELNSKKRKAVSKGKAKESRPASTPPANSAKDAEIDDNSNTKRTKRNEGNGNEKSAVKAEEDQKGSGDEKQTKNNNSKPPEPPKDYIHVRARRGQATDSHSLAERVRREKISERMKLLQDLVPSCSKVTGKALMLDEIINYVQSLQRQVEFLSMKLASVNTRLDFNMDTLNSKDIFQSTHQLPHPIFPLDSSASAIFGHQPQQNPALHRNISNGTVTQCSSVDPLDTGLCQSLNMQLAPLEGFNHNGPQYPTFCEDDLQTIVQMGFSQNLNQETTLQARNFTDSNQVSHMKTEL from the exons ATGGAAATGCAAGCTAATGAACTTAATTGCTCAGCTGGGCAGTCAACTGATTGCTTCTCCACTCCTAATTGGGAAAAGTCAACGGATCAAGGCCTCAACTTTGACTCTGCCCTGAGTTCAATGGTGTCCTCGCCGGCGGCCTCCAATTCTAACATATCCAGCGAGAGCTTTATGATTAGGGAACTCATAGGAAAATTAGGAAATATTGGCAGCGGCACCACCAACAACAACAACTCGCCTATGTTGGCAGGTTCATATATTACCCCTGGAAATAACAGCACCAACACTTCCCGTTATGGTACTCCTTTGAATTCACCCCCCAAGCTGAATTTGCCTCCATTGGATCAATTTCCCAAGGAAATTTTGAATTTTCCCAGTTTGGGGAAACCGATGGCTTTGAATTCTAGTGTGGCAGAATTCACGGCTGATCCCGGATTCGCCGAGAGAGCTGCAAGGTTTTCTTGCTTTGGCACAAGGAGTTTCAATGGTAGAAGCAGCCAGTTTGGGCTAAATAATGCAGAATTTGCTTATAAATGCAATCCATTAATGGGAAATGGCAAGTTGCCTCGTGTTTCCAGTAGTCCTTCTTTCAAGGTAATTGGATCTCAAAAAGGGAACAAGAGTTCTCCATTGCAGGATCGATATGAATTGGCCAATTCTTCTCAGGAGTCCTCCGTATCTGAACAAACCCCAAATGGGGAAACTGCTTTGAAGGTCTCCAGCGAGCTGAATtccaagaaaagaaaagcagtTTCCAAGGGAAAAGCAAAAGAATCGCGGCCAGCATCAACCCCACCAGCCAATTCAGCTAAG GATGCAGAAATTGATGACAATTCAAACACAAAGCGAACCAAGCGAAATGAAGGTAATGGAAATGAAAAGAGTGCTGTTAAAGCAGAGGAAGATCAGAAGGGAAGTGGGGATGAGAAACAAACCAAGAATAACAACTCAAAGCCTCCAGAGCCCCCTAAGGACTACATTCATGTTAGAGCAAGAAGGGGTCAAGCTACTGACAGTCACAGCCTGGCTGAAAGA GTTCGAAGAGAGAAAATTAGTGAAAGAATGAAGCTCCTCCAAGATCTTGTACCGAGTTGCAGTAAG GTAACTGGCAAGGCCCTTATGCTTGATGAAATTATAAACTATGTGCAGTCATTGCAACGCCAAGTGGAG TTTCTCTCCATGAAGTTGGCTTCTGTGAATACCAGGCTGGATTTCAACATGGATACTCTCAATTCAAAAGAt ATATTTCAATCAACCCACCAATTGCCACATCCAATATTCCCATTAGATTCCTCGGCGTCAGCCATTTTTGGCCACCAACCCCAGCAAAATCCAGCACTGCATCGCAACATTTCTAATGGGACAGTGACCCAATGCTCCTCTGTGGACCCATTAGATACAGGACTATGCCAAAGCCTCAATATGCAGTTAGCCCCACTTGAAGGATTTAACCATAATGGCCCTCAG TATCCAACATTCTGTGAGGATGATCTCCAAACCATTGTTCAGATGGGTTTTAGCCAGAATCTTAACCAGGAAACAACATTGCAGGCACGCAACTTTACTg ATTCAAATCAAGTCTCCCACATGAAAACAGAGCTCTAA
- the LOC110650238 gene encoding transcription factor bHLH62 isoform X1, producing MEGEFFLNAGIPPPPLDFEPTSASTWHSLSSAMEMQANELNCSAGQSTDCFSTPNWEKSTDQGLNFDSALSSMVSSPAASNSNISSESFMIRELIGKLGNIGSGTTNNNNSPMLAGSYITPGNNSTNTSRYGTPLNSPPKLNLPPLDQFPKEILNFPSLGKPMALNSSVAEFTADPGFAERAARFSCFGTRSFNGRSSQFGLNNAEFAYKCNPLMGNGKLPRVSSSPSFKVIGSQKGNKSSPLQDRYELANSSQESSVSEQTPNGETALKVSSELNSKKRKAVSKGKAKESRPASTPPANSAKDAEIDDNSNTKRTKRNEGNGNEKSAVKAEEDQKGSGDEKQTKNNNSKPPEPPKDYIHVRARRGQATDSHSLAERVRREKISERMKLLQDLVPSCSKVTGKALMLDEIINYVQSLQRQVEFLSMKLASVNTRLDFNMDTLNSKDIFQSTHQLPHPIFPLDSSASAIFGHQPQQNPALHRNISNGTVTQCSSVDPLDTGLCQSLNMQLAPLEGFNHNGPQYPTFCEDDLQTIVQMGFSQNLNQETTLQARNFTDSNQVSHMKTEL from the exons ATGGAGGGTGAGTTCTTTCTGAATGCAGGAATCCCTCCACCGCCATTGGACTTTGAGCCAACCTCAGCCTCAACTTGGCACTCACTCTCTTCTGCCATGGAAATGCAAGCTAATGAACTTAATTGCTCAGCTGGGCAGTCAACTGATTGCTTCTCCACTCCTAATTGGGAAAAGTCAACGGATCAAGGCCTCAACTTTGACTCTGCCCTGAGTTCAATGGTGTCCTCGCCGGCGGCCTCCAATTCTAACATATCCAGCGAGAGCTTTATGATTAGGGAACTCATAGGAAAATTAGGAAATATTGGCAGCGGCACCACCAACAACAACAACTCGCCTATGTTGGCAGGTTCATATATTACCCCTGGAAATAACAGCACCAACACTTCCCGTTATGGTACTCCTTTGAATTCACCCCCCAAGCTGAATTTGCCTCCATTGGATCAATTTCCCAAGGAAATTTTGAATTTTCCCAGTTTGGGGAAACCGATGGCTTTGAATTCTAGTGTGGCAGAATTCACGGCTGATCCCGGATTCGCCGAGAGAGCTGCAAGGTTTTCTTGCTTTGGCACAAGGAGTTTCAATGGTAGAAGCAGCCAGTTTGGGCTAAATAATGCAGAATTTGCTTATAAATGCAATCCATTAATGGGAAATGGCAAGTTGCCTCGTGTTTCCAGTAGTCCTTCTTTCAAGGTAATTGGATCTCAAAAAGGGAACAAGAGTTCTCCATTGCAGGATCGATATGAATTGGCCAATTCTTCTCAGGAGTCCTCCGTATCTGAACAAACCCCAAATGGGGAAACTGCTTTGAAGGTCTCCAGCGAGCTGAATtccaagaaaagaaaagcagtTTCCAAGGGAAAAGCAAAAGAATCGCGGCCAGCATCAACCCCACCAGCCAATTCAGCTAAG GATGCAGAAATTGATGACAATTCAAACACAAAGCGAACCAAGCGAAATGAAGGTAATGGAAATGAAAAGAGTGCTGTTAAAGCAGAGGAAGATCAGAAGGGAAGTGGGGATGAGAAACAAACCAAGAATAACAACTCAAAGCCTCCAGAGCCCCCTAAGGACTACATTCATGTTAGAGCAAGAAGGGGTCAAGCTACTGACAGTCACAGCCTGGCTGAAAGA GTTCGAAGAGAGAAAATTAGTGAAAGAATGAAGCTCCTCCAAGATCTTGTACCGAGTTGCAGTAAG GTAACTGGCAAGGCCCTTATGCTTGATGAAATTATAAACTATGTGCAGTCATTGCAACGCCAAGTGGAG TTTCTCTCCATGAAGTTGGCTTCTGTGAATACCAGGCTGGATTTCAACATGGATACTCTCAATTCAAAAGAt ATATTTCAATCAACCCACCAATTGCCACATCCAATATTCCCATTAGATTCCTCGGCGTCAGCCATTTTTGGCCACCAACCCCAGCAAAATCCAGCACTGCATCGCAACATTTCTAATGGGACAGTGACCCAATGCTCCTCTGTGGACCCATTAGATACAGGACTATGCCAAAGCCTCAATATGCAGTTAGCCCCACTTGAAGGATTTAACCATAATGGCCCTCAG TATCCAACATTCTGTGAGGATGATCTCCAAACCATTGTTCAGATGGGTTTTAGCCAGAATCTTAACCAGGAAACAACATTGCAGGCACGCAACTTTACTg ATTCAAATCAAGTCTCCCACATGAAAACAGAGCTCTAA